The sequence TCCacaataaggattattattattatcattattattattattattattattattattattaatattattattatcatcattttcattattattattattattattattattattattattattattattacttgctaagctacaatcctagttggaaaagcaagatgctataagcccaagggctccaacagggaaaaatagaaaagtacggaaaggaaacaatgaaattaatACATTACGAAAGAAGTAATGCAATcccaataaaatattctaagaacagtaacaacattaaattatatcttccatatataaaatataaaaacttgaaataaaaacaggaaaaagataaaaaagatagaagAGATCAGAACTAAGATGGattagtttgcccaagtgtactctcaagcaagagaactcaaacccaagacagtggatgaccatggtacagaggctatggcactacccaagaatggtttgatttttagaagagctgcttaccatagctaaagagtctcttctcttcTATATATGCTAACTCCTCTCAGTCATATCTTTTGTGAGTCTACAGTAAATATTGACAGATGCATTTTAATAATATCACTGTTAATTAACGAGTCAttataatcaatcaatcttgaGCCTCTAATAGGAAGTGCTTGTCATATGTGAGGCGGAACTGTGAGCAATTCTCGCTCGTTTAATAACACGATTTTGAAGTTCCACAGCTTCAATTGGTCACTGGGACAGAGTCTTTTGGATTGTAAGAAAATCATTCAGTTAGTGTTAATGGGAATGATTtgttataaattacacacacacacacacacacacacacacacacacacacacacatatatatatatatatatatatatatatatatatatatatatatatatatatatatatatatatatatacatacacacacatatatagtatatagtatacatatatatacacacatatatatatatatatatatatatatatatatatatatatattatatattctatatatatatacatatatacagtatatatatatatatatatatatatatatatatatatatatatatatatatatatatgtgtgtgtgtgtgtgtgtgtgtgtgtgtgtgtatcttgagAACGTAGAGGTACTTCGTAATTGAATAGAGAGAGTATTGACCTTTCACAAGAAAGACGATAATAAGCAATTAATTCCAAACCGGCTTCCCTTTTCAAAGGTAATAGTCCTCTCCAATTAgccatatacaaatacacacacaaacaaatacgctTAAGATGAGTACCAAATTATAATACGCCGTAAATACGGCCATAATTAAGAAGCTCattattatgtatgcatgtatgtatgatatcaatttatttttcattatgaatttattCCCTTTCTGATTGTGGATACCTTAAAGTTATGAAACGGTttgcgtatcgccttgatcagcaaaactgtaccatactaggttggtttgctgtgagcgatcagacgaaaatctcctaccatcatcaatccgcactggccagcgtgatgataaaaactggccaaatcccaaacatCGATAGACATGTTAGAGAGTTATGGGAAaacctttgactggccaaagagtaatacattggatccttctctctggttacgcttcactttcgctttgcctacacatacaccgaataatctggcctatgctttacagattctcccctatgctcatacacctgacaacactgagattaccaaaaaattcttttttacccaaggggttaactactgcactataattgttcactatctactctcctcttggttaggttggaagagactctttagctatggtaagcagctcttctagaaggacaatccaaaatcaaatcattgttctctagtcttgggtagtgccatagtctctgtaccatgctcttccactgtcttgggttagaattctcctgattgagggtacacttgggcacactattctatcttatttctcttcNNNNNNNNNNNNNNNNNNNNNNNNNNNNNNNNNNNNNNNNNNNNNNNNNNNNNNNNNNNNNNNNNNNNNNNNNNNNNNNNNNNNNNNNNNNNNNNNNNNNNNNNNNNNNNNNNNNNNNNNNNNNNNNNNNNNNNNNNNNNNNNNNNNNNNNNNNNNNNNNNNNNNNNNNNNNNNNNNNNNNNNNNNNNNNNNNNNNNNNNNNNNNNNNNNNNNNNNNNNNNNNNNNNNNNNNNNNNNNNNNNNNNNNNNNNNNNNNNNNNNNNNNNNNNNNNNNNNNNNNNNNNNNNNNNNNNNNNNNNNNNNNNNNNNNNNNNNNNNNNNNNNNNNNNNNNNNNNNNNNNNNNNNNNNNNNNNNNNNNNNNNNNNNNNNNNNNNNNNNNNNNNNNNNNNNNNNNNNNNNNNNNNNNNNNNNNNNNNNNNNNNNNNNNNNNNNNNNNNNNNNNNNNNNNNNNNNNNNNNNNNNNNNNNNNNNNNNNNNNNNNNNNNNNNNNNNNNNNNNNaataataataatagtaataatgataataataacaataataattattattagtattataatagtaataataatatcaataataataatattaataaaaataatcatagtaataataatgaagataatgatgacgatgacaataataacaataataatattacttacaataataatgataatattattatcattattatttataataatagtaataaaaataataataataatgaagataaggataagaatgacaacaataataataataataataataataataataataataataatattaatatcatttataataataataataatattaatatcatttacaataacaataataataataataataacaaattataataataaaaataaaataattatagtcataataataaagataatgatgagaatgacaataatgataatatttgtaataataataataataataataataataataatgacaataataataatgaagataatgatgaggatgacaataatataaatattattattcataatcataataataataataataataataatgataataatgataataataataataatattaataataataataatatcatttatgataataataataataataataataacaattataataaatttattaataatattaaatcgaTCTCACGACATATTTTAATCGTATTGTGGCTAACTATATGCAAGAATGTCACTGAACACCTCAATTTCTTTGCAGATAAAATATCTGATACGGATTGGTGactctaaagaccatgaaatactCCCGAAGACTCTTAAGACTCCAAAAAGACTTCTTCGGTgaggaattaaagaaaaatagactCTGTGTTCGTATCAGTTTAAACAGATAAAGACTATTGAAGTATATATTCAAGCTGAGGAAGAATAAGAGTAGATAAAGACTCCGAGAGGAGAAGAATTTTTAAAGAGAGAGACTTCGAGTTGGAAAGACTTTTTAAAGAGAAAGACTTCGAGTTGGAAAGACTTTTTAAAGAGGAGGACTTCTAGTGGAAAAGACTTTGTAAAGAGAAATACAATTTTAAAGAGAAAGATTTCGAGGGGGAAAAGACTTTTTATAAAGAAAGATTTCGAGTGGAAAACACTTTTTAAAGAAGAAGACTTCGAGTGCAAACACTTTATAAAGAGAAAGACTTCGAGTGGAAAAGACTTTTTAAAGAGAAATACATATTTAAAGAGGAAGACTTCGAGGGGGAAAAGACTTTTTAGAGAAAAACTTCGAGGGAAAGACTTTTTAAAGAGAAAGACTGGGGGGGGAAAGACTTTTTAAAGAGAAAGACTTCGAGGGGGATGACTTTTCAAAGAGAAAGACTCCTTGAATAAAAAGTCAAGGTAAGAATAAAGAAGACGAGAGAAATACTTAGAATCGAATTGAGCAGGAAAAGACTTAAAGTGAAAATAGGTGAAAAAAGAAACTAGTAATTAAGCTTTGATCCAAGCTGAAAATAAGAGAGAAATTACCAAGCTGAATATGAAAGAATTTTCTATTTGAAAATGCCATAATGGAAAGACATTTTATTCTTGTTGACAAATCTTGACAggataaagttaaacaaaaaattatCGTCatttagataaatgaatatattacgGTGTTCTGAGGTACTCAATATCAATCAGTGATAACGATCATATCAATCAACAGCGATCAATTTCTGACGATCAAACGTCATCAAAATCATCACGATGAAACAGCAGCTGGAATCCTTACCCTCCATTCTGTCAACCCTTTCATCTTTCCCGTCAAACTTACGAAGGAAACCAAAGGACTTCGAAGGATTCCATGGGTTCAAAGACAGCGAAGATTACTACGGAGGCTTCCAAGGACCCGATGGCCAATTCCAGGACCTCCAGCAGCCGGCGGAGTATTACGATTTCCAGAGACATCTCCAGCATGGCTCCTCCCCGTCAAATTTCGTTCCAGTCAGCGGCTATGACCTAGAACACGTCGACGCAATCCCTGAGGAGGAGCTGACCGATCTGACGACCTCCTATTCTATATCCTCCTCCTCAGAGGGATACCTCAACGGGTCGGAGGCCTTCCTCAACGAGTCCCTGCTGACGAGGGTCATGCCGAAGGAGATGGTCTTCAACGAATCTCACATTATCACCATCACCATCTATTCGTGTTTGATGGTGCTATCCGCCTTGGGCAACATCTCTGTACTCAGGTCCATTGCATCGTAAGTTTCAAGatgataattatcatcattgtATTATCATTATGTTCAACTGATCTTTCTCACCAACTGTTTAATTTCAAGAAGTAATAGATTCTTATATAATAGGATTCAGAGCCGTAGCTTAGAGTAAATACACCTTTTTATGATTTTAAGGATTATTGAGAATAACactttattaataaaatttaatgTTCTTTGAAAGACAACGCATCTGTTATTAACAGAATTACCAGGAAATACAGCTGTACACActaacacacgctcacacacacacacatatatgtatatatataatatttgtatatatacgaggatgtatgtatatatataaatatatatatatacatatataatttatatatatatatatatatatatatataaatatatatatatatatatatatacatatatatatataatatatataacagacaTTTTCTTAGACTATTGTGCGCCAGTTacttaattacaattataattatcatgATCATTACTTTCGCAAACATATTTCACTAACACTACCACCTCACGAACAGAGCTCCGCAAATTCCCACTATCATTAACAAATATAAAACAAATCTAAAACTAATATTAGATAAAGGTTGATTAAGCCACAAACCCCATAATAATTTCATGGAGTAAAAtaatgtacagatggacacaggattCCCTGGCACACGTAGTGAaccctgtcatacccttacttcgcggcgagtaaccaaactgaTAGTATAGGTGAAATGGCAGAAGTGGTGGGCGGGGCTTAGCACAGGCACTCGCCGCACAGTGAGGGAGTGGTTGGGTGTGCTTCCTCAGGTTTAATCATTGTTAAAATCTACATAGAAATTttcattatatgtacagtatacaatctcGCACATATTCAAACATACgtaaaaacacatatatacttgcatatagcactacacacatacacaacacacacacacacacatatatataggctgtatatatatatatatatatatataggctgtatatatatatatatatatatgagtgggataccttaatgtagtCAACGCGAAGATCAGCAAACctgcactagtcagggacacccatactaggttgggttgctgtgagcaatGAAACGAAAAACTCTCACCATGACTGGCCaacccccaggcatgaattgacatgtctgagacctttatatatatatatatatatatatgtatgtatgtgtatatatatataatatatatacagtacatacatatataatttttcttacgGGTGGCACCAAAGAAAGCACACGAAAAACATTCCTTGTCACATTCATCCTTTATTCTTAAGCTCAAAAATATTAACCCCTTAAGTTCAATATAAatcaacagatagatagatagatatatagctagataaataaaatgattgaccTTGATCCTATCTCATCTCTTCAGACATCGCAGAAGGACCTCAGCATCCCGAGTCTCGCTCATGATCATGCACCTGACCATTGCTGACCTTCTAGTGACCTTTCTGCTCATGCCCTTGGAGGTAAGACTCTTTTCTCCTGTACCTTTGTTTGTTTGTAAGTGGAATAATGTTAGGTTCTGGGATAACATTTTGGTTGAAATGTCTAGATGAAGCTTTGACTATATAAAGCTTTGTTAAGGACTATAGAAAGCTTTGGTGTGGACTATATAAAGCCAAAATGCCTGTATATAGTTTATAACGTTAGATACAGATGTCAAATGGCTTTATTTGATCTATAgagggcataatatatatatatatatatatatacatatatatacatatatatatatatgtatatatatatatttatatatatatttatatatatatatatatatatatatatgtatatataagagattagttcactggGCTACACAagccactagaaaagttggaaaacccaggcctacatggctgagagctatgaagcgtgaagtgggagatgatgagtggagaagtattgaattaaaagcttaagatagagacgactggcgaaatctaaccgatgccctttgcgtcactaggcgaaagaggagatgataaatgatgatgatgatatcccatATGTGTCTATGTGGAGGGTTTAAAAGACCAATATAAAACGCATGAGTCTATATAAAGCTCATAAGGTCATGAGTTCTTCATGACGCCACTTGGAAGAGAGAAGATTATAAGACAAAAAAACAGAAGTTATGAGAGAATACCAGAGCTTTTAAATCCGAAAAAGGAAGAATATTAATGGAAAAGGACAAAATCGATTCTCAAAAACGACGTTATGAAAAACGGAAAATTGAAGATAGAAGGAAATTCTATATCTCGTATTAACTTATTGTATGTTGAGACGTCAAGACAGAGAAGATTAACTTCTTATAAGTCTTGAGGTCTCCGCCTACAGTTAATTCTATAGAAACAATATCTCAGAAGATATTATATCTGTGGTTGTTGTTAAAAGGCCTGGAGGGGAGGGGGGCATCATATTTCCATTTCCGCGACGTGGAAAAAAACTATATAGAAACAAAAACTTGAAAACTCGTGTGGCGTCGGGAacacgtgactctctctctctctctctctctctctctctctctctctctctctctctctctctaattatcttACCCTATTTTGAATTAAAAAGGTAATGAATGTTTAATAATATATCATTTcaggtaatagagagagagagagagagagagagagagagagagagactctctccacatattttattttattttgaattagaaTTAGAATGATATGAATGTTTAATAATATGTCATttcaggtaaagagagagagagagagagagagagagagagagagactctttccacatattttatcatattttaaattagAATTAGAAAGGTAATGAATGGTtaataagataattataatttcaggtgagagagagagagagagagagagagagagagagagggagagagagagagagagagagaaaaactcttCACATATTTTGAATTAGAATTAGAAAGGTAATGAATGGTTAATATGATAATCATAatttcaggtgagagagagagagagagagagagagagagagagagagaacctcttcACATATTTTGAATTAGAATTAGAAAGGTAGTGAATGGTTAATAAGATAATCATAATttcaggtgtgagagagagagagagagagagagagagagagagagactctccacctattttatcatattttgaataGAATTAGAAAGGTAATGGATCGTTAATAAGATATTTataatttcaagagagagagagagagagagagagagagagagagagacgatcatGAAAAATATTGTAAGTCTCTGGGAAGATATATTCTTGTCCTTGGCTATTATATTTTTACCCGTATTATACTTTCTTTCGCCAGAAATGTTCGAGGAAACAGGTAAGAATAATCCTTATTACGAAGGAATTAGATATGGAGAAAATGGACAGAGAAGAGTCGACATTATCTTCTCAGTTTTCATGAATTCACGTGACATAGCAAAAACTTAATGGAAACAAAAACTTCAAAACTCGTGTGGCGTCGGGAgcacgtgactctctctctctctctctctctctctctctctctctctctcacatacaagcatacatacacacatgtacatgtatatataaatgtatatatatatatatatatatataattcatttacagtatatatataaatacatacatatatatatatatatatatatgtatatatatatatacatatttatatatatttatatatatatatatatatatatgcttgatgtGCTTGTGTGTGCTTCTGCGAGTATACttctgtgtgtgtgtaagagagagagagagagagagagagagagagaatacttaaacATTAATACCAATTCTTTTCCCGTCTGTTTTTCATCTAATTCCTTATCAATAAGAAATACTACCTATTTCGACGTATAAtcccaacaaataataataaaaacctctaAATTCTCTTTACTCTCTCCTTTTCCCCTAGATCGGCTGGGCGTGGACTGTGTCCTGGGAGGCCGGAGACCTGGCCTGCAGAATCATGGCGTTCTTCCGCACCTTCGGGGTGTTCCTGAGCGGCTTCCTCCTGGTCGTCATCAGCATCGACAGGTACCACGCCGTCCTCAGGCCCCTGACAGTCACAGAGGCCAAGAGGAGGGTCAGGGTCATGCTCTGGATGGCTTGGGCAGCATCGGTGGCCTTCTCTACCCCGCAGGTGAGAattggcacacacacacagagagagagagagagagagagagagagagagagagagagagagaggagtttggtTTCTATTGTGACTTGCGTTATTGTGTCGTGTtctgtttgtgttttttttattgcggttttatatatatatatttatatatatatatatatatatgtgtgtgtgtgtgtgtgtggctttgtgtgtgcatgtatagcctatatatacagtatacttatgtttacacatatgcataaaatgcatatgtataagtatacatacaaatatttgtgtgtatgtatacatcaaATATGATTTACACACATCAGCATCCTCATCTACAATGTGGCCAGTAATCTCATCCCTAAGGATAAGCAGaagaaactagtttttttttttcattttttaaattgaatatagaatCCTTTCGTTTATGATAGATAATCCGACTAGAGTATTCATGGGGCTCACAATCTCAtcccttaaaaaataaataaaaaaaaacaagcgaaTGACATACCACGCAAGATTCCAGCACCGGGTGTAAAGATATTTTGAACTTGGCCGTGGCATTTCACGCTGTGATCCCCTGTGTGTCAGGGACTAGGGTACAATTAAGGCCCTGTAATacctctggtgtgtgtgtgtgtgtgtgtgtgtgagagagagagagagagagagagagagagagagagattatgatggaTTTATGGATATACCTTTCCCACATTTTAAGTGAATTTTACGGTGTCACTTTATATCCAAATTTTTAGGGAGAGGGAATAGGGAGGGGTTATTAAGGGAGGAAGGGACTTTCACTTTCAATTCCCTTTTGACAttatgatatttctattttcatataaatgtcctcagttttttttttttttttttttgcactgttgATTATCTTTCATCCCATGTTTATCCATTTTCTCTCTCctaaatcataaaatatttcatctatctatttatcactTTCCCTTATAGACAACGGCATAAGCTTCCTTCCCCTTTATGCAGTACCTCTTTTCTAtcaccttttctttctctctcgTTATCTCTCTATCCCTATCGTTCTCTTTCTCTTTCATTCTCCTGGGATGCCAGGTGGCAGGTTCCAAATCTCTCATCCTTCGCCTTTGCAAAAGACAACTAACTATGaataagtgtttattattattattattattattattattattattattaccttcgagTTCATGAATTCAATTATATACAAGTAACAGCGATACGTTTTCGAAGTGCGGTCCTCCCTTCTTCAGGCTTGAATGATCCAAGTATTGATTGGACCATTCCAGCCTGAAGATGGGAGGACGACACCTATCGAAGCGCGTCGCTGttacttgtatattattattattatcatcattattattataatcattattattattattattatcatcattattattataatcattattattattattattattattattattattattatattattcaattaGTAGGGAGAACGTATATTGATAAGGTGAAAAATAATTATGGGGTCACactaaaat comes from Palaemon carinicauda isolate YSFRI2023 chromosome 19, ASM3689809v2, whole genome shotgun sequence and encodes:
- the LOC137658360 gene encoding gonadotropin-releasing hormone receptor-like, whose translation is MKQQLESLPSILSTLSSFPSNLRRKPKDFEGFHGFKDSEDYYGGFQGPDGQFQDLQQPAEYYDFQRHLQHGSSPSNFVPVSGYDLEHVDAIPEEELTDLTTSYSISSSSEGYLNGSEAFLNESLLTRVMPKEMVFNESHIITITIYSCLMVLSALGNISVLRSIASHRRRTSASRVSLMIMHLTIADLLVTFLLMPLEIGWAWTVSWEAGDLACRIMAFFRTFGVFLSGFLLVVISIDRYHAVLRPLTVTEAKRRVRVMLWMAWAASVAFSTPQMFIFHVETHPEFPWFEQCVTFNSFPSPTYELVYIVAGFVAMYALPLTTIVICYGSIVIVLYRKDVISRDPEDERRAPSLGRAKTRTLHMTLIIVMVFFLCWTPYNIMSLWYFIDRKSAQRVDPRVQAALFIFAVANSTVNPLVYGYFNVRRGSKSQSMKQNWRMKRIVYKPPFRQHMRGCLCNHVRSSSSDLPCHNMYPPERHILRGPRYPLHADNHYPDI